In Paeniglutamicibacter kerguelensis, one genomic interval encodes:
- a CDS encoding substrate-binding domain-containing protein, with protein MRHTRSRRHRILLASGAMLAVAGLLTACTPGETDPAAGGSGGASSDAGTPASPEAAKPGEKVTIGFSGPAADHGWMGAINSAALKSAKGFSDVELVVAEGTNDASLQISQIETFINNKVDAIVMLPTDGAALTDVAIKAMQAGIPVVNVDREFSSNFAARTTVLGDNYGMGVSAGTYICNELGGKKDAVVAEIAGIDSLPLTQDRSRGFKEALGDCGLTVSNRVAADFTVQGGEAATSQLLASAPKLDAVWNHDDDQGIGVLAAITAANRNEFFMVGGAGSKNAMESIKAGDSVLRATVIYPSTQAADGIAMARLIALGLPATDFVTQGVPNRVVLDAPVVTKENVDTYIGAAFDS; from the coding sequence ATGCGCCACACACGATCACGACGTCACCGGATACTGCTCGCCTCGGGCGCGATGCTGGCCGTTGCGGGACTTCTCACCGCATGTACGCCCGGAGAGACCGACCCCGCAGCCGGCGGCAGCGGCGGAGCCAGCAGCGACGCCGGAACACCGGCAAGCCCGGAGGCGGCCAAGCCCGGCGAAAAGGTCACGATCGGGTTCTCCGGCCCCGCAGCCGACCACGGCTGGATGGGCGCCATCAACAGCGCGGCACTCAAGTCCGCCAAGGGATTCAGCGACGTCGAACTCGTGGTCGCCGAGGGAACCAACGACGCCAGCCTGCAGATCAGCCAGATTGAAACCTTCATCAACAACAAGGTCGACGCCATCGTCATGCTGCCCACCGACGGTGCCGCCCTGACCGACGTCGCCATCAAGGCCATGCAGGCCGGCATTCCCGTGGTCAATGTCGACCGCGAATTCAGCAGCAATTTTGCCGCCCGCACCACGGTCCTGGGCGACAACTACGGCATGGGCGTCAGCGCCGGCACCTACATCTGTAACGAACTGGGGGGCAAGAAGGACGCCGTCGTCGCGGAGATCGCCGGCATCGACAGCCTGCCGCTGACCCAGGACCGCAGCCGCGGCTTCAAGGAAGCGCTCGGCGACTGCGGGCTGACGGTTTCCAACCGCGTTGCCGCCGACTTCACCGTCCAGGGCGGCGAGGCCGCAACCTCGCAGCTGCTCGCATCGGCCCCGAAGCTGGACGCCGTGTGGAACCACGACGACGACCAGGGCATCGGCGTACTGGCCGCCATCACCGCCGCCAACCGCAACGAGTTCTTCATGGTCGGCGGGGCCGGTTCCAAGAACGCCATGGAATCGATCAAGGCCGGCGACAGCGTCCTGCGCGCAACCGTCATCTACCCTTCCACCCAGGCCGCCGACGGAATCGCCATGGCACGCCTGATCGCACTGGGCCTGCCGGCGACCGACTTTGTCACCCAGGGCGTCCCGAACCGAGTGGTGCTTGACGCCCCGGTCGTCACCAAGGAAAATGTCGACACCTACATCGGTGCCGCCTTCGATTCCTGA
- a CDS encoding AraC family transcriptional regulator, whose translation MDPLTRLLDGPRARSAFALRMVMSPGWSIRVQDQAPLTVMAMMTGSAFLEADNDRFPLNKGDIAVVRGTAPYIVSDDPERDPDVVIHPGQRCTSPSGEDLHPSLTHGIRTWGNDSSGATTMLIGTYETNTEVGAVVTNALPRVAIVPSGNVSQSLLGFLEGEITTEAPGQGSVIDRLLDVLLVHSIRAWARLHPETARGWLAGGNDPIVAKALTFFHESPADSWSLESLAQRLNVSRATLASRFRAIVGEPPMTYLTNWRMLLASELLAEPHLTTAQIAFKVGYGSPFALSTAFKRRFGMSPTRYRDRTYPTIAAPASFSPPAHPPLHENQRKPSAGAINGGPPAAYASHLRGPFPVRTPVQVAALPLGAKVQIDTVVGP comes from the coding sequence ATGGATCCACTGACTCGCCTCTTGGACGGCCCCCGGGCGCGCAGCGCCTTTGCGCTCCGGATGGTCATGTCGCCCGGTTGGTCCATTCGTGTGCAGGACCAAGCGCCCCTGACTGTCATGGCCATGATGACGGGCAGTGCATTCTTGGAAGCCGACAACGACCGATTCCCACTGAACAAAGGCGACATTGCTGTCGTCCGAGGCACAGCCCCCTACATCGTGTCCGATGATCCCGAACGCGACCCGGATGTGGTCATTCATCCCGGGCAACGGTGCACTTCCCCTTCCGGGGAAGATCTCCACCCGAGCCTGACCCACGGAATACGAACTTGGGGCAATGACTCCTCCGGGGCAACGACGATGCTCATCGGCACCTACGAAACCAACACCGAGGTAGGTGCGGTCGTCACAAACGCTTTGCCCCGAGTGGCTATCGTCCCGTCCGGGAACGTCAGCCAGTCCCTGCTCGGTTTCCTCGAAGGTGAAATTACCACCGAGGCACCGGGGCAAGGCAGCGTCATCGATCGGCTGCTCGACGTGCTTCTCGTCCACTCGATCCGCGCATGGGCCAGGCTCCACCCAGAAACCGCACGAGGCTGGCTTGCCGGCGGCAACGACCCTATCGTCGCCAAGGCACTGACTTTTTTCCACGAATCGCCCGCAGATTCTTGGAGCCTTGAATCACTCGCACAGCGTCTCAACGTGTCCCGGGCAACCCTCGCGAGTCGGTTCCGCGCCATAGTGGGCGAACCGCCCATGACCTACCTGACGAACTGGCGGATGCTACTCGCCAGTGAACTACTTGCCGAACCCCATCTCACAACCGCACAGATCGCATTCAAGGTCGGGTATGGCAGCCCCTTTGCGTTGAGCACGGCTTTCAAGAGACGATTCGGGATGAGCCCGACGCGATACCGCGACCGGACCTATCCAACAATTGCCGCTCCGGCGAGCTTCTCCCCACCGGCGCATCCCCCCTTACATGAGAACCAGCGCAAGCCGTCCGCTGGTGCCATTAACGGAGGCCCTCCGGCCGCCTACGCTAGTCACTTGCGTGGACCGTTCCCGGTCCGCACTCCGGTTCAGGTGGCAGCACTACCGCTGGGTGCAAAGGTTCAGATCGACACGGTTGTGGGACCTTAG
- a CDS encoding ABC transporter permease, with product MSENDSAVETVDAPPPAAAGVAGSHGGPAKPGSVFSRLSGGSMTRSIGLVIALLGLVLIGFLTAGDRFVSVGNLLVILRLASVIGVISIGMTFVITGGGIDLSVGSVMGLSTVVATLSWVQAFAKDSHWIVMVLVALLVGVAAGFINGFVVAYGGVVAFIATMAMLVGARGLAELLANRTTQIVNVNGFKAVFAGSLLGIPVLIWIFALVVAGGWFLLNRTTFGRRTVAIGGNVDASRLAGINVKRHTMYLYALTGLTAGIAGVMMLGRTTAGTSTHGTLIELDAIAAVVVGGTLLVGGRGSIMGTVLGVLIFSTLSNVFTQNNMSTSVQAIAKGAIIVGAVMLQQRFANRPTKKAVPPAPAPAGA from the coding sequence ATGAGCGAGAACGACAGCGCCGTCGAGACGGTCGACGCACCCCCTCCCGCCGCAGCCGGGGTTGCCGGCAGCCACGGCGGGCCGGCGAAACCCGGCAGCGTGTTTTCCCGCCTCTCCGGAGGGTCGATGACGCGCTCCATCGGCCTGGTCATCGCGCTGCTGGGCCTGGTGCTCATCGGCTTCCTCACCGCGGGCGACCGCTTTGTCAGCGTGGGCAACCTGCTGGTGATCCTGCGCCTGGCCTCGGTGATCGGCGTGATCAGCATCGGCATGACCTTCGTGATCACCGGCGGCGGCATCGACCTGTCGGTCGGCTCGGTCATGGGCCTGAGCACCGTGGTGGCCACGCTGTCCTGGGTGCAGGCCTTCGCCAAGGACTCCCACTGGATCGTGATGGTGCTGGTGGCGCTGCTGGTGGGGGTCGCGGCGGGGTTCATCAACGGGTTCGTGGTGGCCTACGGCGGCGTGGTGGCGTTCATAGCCACGATGGCCATGCTGGTGGGTGCCCGGGGGCTGGCCGAATTGCTGGCCAACCGCACCACCCAGATCGTCAACGTCAACGGGTTCAAGGCGGTGTTTGCCGGCAGCCTGCTCGGCATCCCGGTGCTGATCTGGATCTTCGCCCTGGTGGTGGCCGGCGGCTGGTTCCTGCTGAACCGCACCACCTTTGGCCGCCGCACCGTGGCCATTGGTGGCAACGTCGACGCCTCCCGACTGGCCGGCATCAACGTCAAGCGCCACACCATGTACCTGTACGCGCTGACCGGGCTGACGGCGGGCATCGCCGGGGTCATGATGCTCGGGCGCACCACCGCCGGCACCTCCACCCACGGCACGCTCATCGAGCTCGATGCGATCGCCGCCGTGGTGGTCGGCGGGACCCTGCTGGTGGGCGGCCGCGGCAGCATCATGGGCACCGTGCTCGGTGTGCTGATCTTCTCCACGCTGTCCAACGTGTTCACGCAGAACAACATGTCAACCTCGGTGCAGGCGATCGCCAAGGGCGCCATCATCGTCGGGGCCGTCATGCTGCAGCAGCGTTTTGCCAACCGCCCGACCAAGAAGGCGGTTCCCCCGGCGCCGGCTCCTGCGGGCGCCTAG
- the xylA gene encoding xylose isomerase has translation MALEPTRDDKFSFGLWTIGWEAQDQFGSATRPPLDVVEAVNRLSDLGAYGITFHDDDLFPFGSFPTARRTQIKRLKGALESTGMVVPMVTTNLFSHPVFKDGGFTSNDRDVRRFALRKVLENIDLAAELGAETFVMWGGREGSEYDAAKDVRGALARYREAVNLLAGYVTDNGYDLRFAIEPKPNEPRGDILLPTVGHALAFIETLDRPEMFGVNPETGHEQMAGLNFTHGIAQALDRGKLFHIDLNGQRGVKFDQDLVFGHGDLQNAFSLVDLLENGGPGGSQAYAGPRHFDYKPSRTEDFDGVWDSAAANMRTYLLLKERAAAFRADPEVKAALAISKVEEINVPTLNPGEGHAELIADTSSYEEFDADAYMGGKGFGFVKLQQLFIEHLLGAR, from the coding sequence ATGGCGCTTGAACCCACCCGCGACGACAAATTCTCCTTCGGGCTCTGGACCATCGGCTGGGAAGCGCAGGACCAGTTCGGTTCCGCGACGCGCCCGCCGCTGGACGTGGTGGAGGCCGTGAACAGGCTTTCCGATCTCGGCGCCTACGGAATCACGTTCCACGACGACGACCTGTTCCCGTTTGGCTCCTTCCCCACCGCGCGCCGCACGCAGATCAAGCGTCTCAAGGGTGCCCTAGAGTCCACAGGCATGGTCGTTCCAATGGTCACCACAAACCTGTTCAGCCATCCCGTCTTCAAGGACGGCGGGTTCACCAGCAACGACCGCGACGTCCGCCGGTTCGCCCTGCGAAAGGTCCTGGAGAACATCGATCTGGCCGCCGAGCTGGGCGCCGAAACCTTTGTCATGTGGGGCGGGCGCGAGGGCAGCGAATACGACGCCGCCAAGGACGTCCGCGGCGCGCTGGCGCGCTACCGCGAGGCGGTGAACCTGCTCGCCGGGTATGTCACCGACAACGGCTACGACCTCCGCTTTGCGATCGAGCCCAAGCCCAACGAACCACGCGGCGACATCCTGCTCCCGACGGTCGGTCACGCCCTGGCCTTCATCGAGACCCTGGACCGACCGGAAATGTTCGGTGTCAACCCGGAAACCGGGCACGAGCAAATGGCCGGCCTGAACTTCACCCACGGGATCGCCCAGGCGCTGGACCGCGGCAAGCTCTTCCACATCGACCTCAACGGACAGCGCGGCGTGAAGTTCGACCAGGACCTCGTCTTCGGCCACGGCGACCTGCAAAACGCCTTCTCCCTGGTGGACCTGCTGGAGAACGGCGGCCCCGGCGGCTCCCAGGCCTACGCCGGCCCGCGCCACTTCGACTACAAGCCTTCCCGCACCGAGGACTTCGACGGCGTCTGGGACTCCGCGGCCGCCAACATGCGCACCTACCTGCTCCTGAAGGAACGCGCGGCGGCGTTCCGGGCCGACCCGGAGGTGAAGGCCGCCCTGGCAATCTCCAAGGTCGAGGAAATCAACGTCCCCACCCTGAACCCGGGCGAGGGCCACGCAGAACTGATCGCCGACACGTCCTCCTACGAGGAATTCGATGCCGACGCCTACATGGGCGGCAAGGGCTTCGGCTTCGTGAAGCTGCAGCAGCTGTTCATCGAACACCTGCTCGGCGCAAGGTAG
- a CDS encoding sugar phosphate isomerase/epimerase family protein produces MTRPITLFTGQWADLPLEEVAALASGWGYDGLEIACWGDHLDPWRWDDDQYVADKLALLARYNLKVYAISNHLKGQAVCDDPIDQRHWEILSDTVWGDGDPEGVRRRAAEEMKNTARLAAKLGVDTVIGFTGSSIWKYVAMFPPVSQDAIDAGYQDFADRWNPILDVFDEVGVRFAHEVHPSEIAYDYWTTKRTLEAIGHRKAFCLNWDPSHFMWQQLDPVDFILEFADRIIHVDCKDVKLRLGNGRNGVLGSHLAWADLNRGWDFVSTGRGDVPWEASFRALNSIGYDGPISVEWEDAGMDRLLGAPEALAFVKRNAFAAPVAAFDSAFKAQ; encoded by the coding sequence ATGACCCGCCCCATCACCTTGTTCACCGGCCAGTGGGCCGACCTGCCGCTGGAAGAAGTTGCCGCGCTCGCCTCCGGGTGGGGCTACGACGGCCTGGAAATCGCCTGCTGGGGCGACCACCTGGACCCCTGGCGCTGGGACGACGACCAGTACGTGGCCGACAAGCTTGCCCTGCTCGCCAGATACAACCTGAAGGTCTACGCGATCTCCAACCACCTCAAGGGCCAGGCCGTCTGCGACGATCCCATCGACCAGCGCCACTGGGAGATCCTTTCGGATACGGTGTGGGGCGACGGGGACCCGGAGGGCGTGCGCCGCCGGGCGGCGGAGGAAATGAAAAACACGGCCCGCCTGGCGGCGAAACTCGGCGTGGACACCGTCATTGGATTCACCGGATCCAGCATCTGGAAGTACGTGGCCATGTTCCCGCCGGTTTCCCAGGACGCAATCGACGCCGGCTACCAGGACTTTGCCGACCGCTGGAATCCCATCCTCGACGTGTTCGACGAGGTTGGCGTGCGCTTCGCCCACGAGGTGCACCCCAGCGAAATAGCCTACGACTACTGGACCACCAAGCGCACCCTGGAGGCCATCGGGCACCGCAAGGCGTTTTGCCTGAACTGGGACCCCAGCCACTTCATGTGGCAGCAGCTCGACCCGGTGGATTTCATCCTGGAGTTCGCCGACCGCATCATCCATGTCGACTGCAAGGACGTGAAGCTGCGCCTCGGCAACGGCCGCAACGGCGTGCTGGGATCCCACCTGGCCTGGGCGGACCTGAACCGGGGCTGGGACTTCGTCTCCACCGGCCGCGGCGACGTTCCCTGGGAGGCAAGCTTCCGCGCGCTGAATTCGATCGGCTACGACGGGCCCATCTCCGTCGAATGGGAGGACGCGGGCATGGACCGGCTGCTCGGCGCCCCGGAGGCGCTGGCCTTCGTAAAACGTAACGCCTTCGCCGCACCGGTGGCCGCGTTCGACTCGGCCTTCAAAGCGCAATAA
- a CDS encoding sugar ABC transporter ATP-binding protein: MTNVVNGGPLLTVRSLTKGFSGVQALKGVDLEVLPGEVHCVLGQNGAGKSTLIKTLSGTHQPDSGEIHWHGEPISIANPVAALGLGIATMYQELDVVDGLSVAENIFLGHEHAKAGVIDRRMTNRRARELMARLGHGNISATAEVGTLSAANKQIVSMARALSHDTKLIIMDEPSAVLDSDEVKNLFRVVTDLSAAGIAVIYISHRLEEIHQIGDRITVLKDGRTVATNLPVDATPTAELIKLMTGRDVANVFPAATPLEDGAPVVLDVRELALPGVFEDVNLQVHAGEIVGLAGLVGSGRSEILETIYGARKSSKGSVTVSGVAVKPGSVGSAVEAGMGLSPEERKSQGLILDEPIYRNVTLASFVRWAKGGRLNEKAERAVAREQLVSLELRPADPDRVTRTLSGGNQQKILLARWLVHGTKVLLLDEPTRGVDVGARAEIYALVRQLADDGTAVVVVSSEIDEVLGLSDRVLVIAGGRVLHTSPADAIDEHGVLDMVMKGSAA; the protein is encoded by the coding sequence ATGACCAATGTAGTCAATGGCGGACCTCTGCTGACAGTTCGCTCACTCACCAAGGGATTCTCCGGCGTCCAGGCGCTCAAGGGCGTGGACCTTGAAGTGCTGCCCGGGGAAGTGCACTGCGTGCTCGGCCAGAACGGGGCAGGCAAGTCCACCCTCATCAAGACGCTCTCCGGGACGCACCAGCCCGACAGCGGGGAAATCCACTGGCATGGCGAGCCGATCTCGATCGCCAACCCCGTGGCGGCCCTGGGATTGGGCATCGCAACGATGTACCAAGAGCTGGACGTCGTCGACGGGCTGAGCGTCGCGGAGAACATCTTCCTGGGCCACGAACATGCCAAGGCCGGTGTCATCGACCGGCGGATGACCAACAGGCGTGCCAGGGAGCTGATGGCGAGGCTGGGCCACGGCAACATTTCCGCCACGGCAGAGGTCGGCACGCTCTCCGCGGCCAACAAGCAGATCGTGAGCATGGCCCGCGCCCTGTCGCACGACACCAAGCTGATCATCATGGACGAACCCTCGGCCGTCCTGGACAGCGACGAAGTCAAGAACCTGTTCCGGGTTGTCACCGACCTCAGCGCGGCCGGCATCGCAGTGATCTACATTTCACACAGGCTTGAAGAGATCCACCAAATCGGAGACCGCATCACGGTGCTCAAGGACGGGCGCACCGTCGCCACGAACCTTCCGGTGGACGCCACGCCCACCGCCGAGTTGATCAAGCTGATGACCGGCCGGGACGTGGCCAACGTGTTCCCCGCGGCCACCCCGCTGGAGGACGGCGCGCCCGTGGTATTGGACGTGAGGGAGCTGGCCCTGCCGGGGGTCTTCGAGGACGTCAACCTGCAGGTCCACGCGGGGGAGATTGTGGGCCTTGCCGGCCTGGTGGGATCCGGACGGTCGGAAATCCTCGAGACCATCTACGGGGCCCGGAAGTCCTCCAAAGGCTCCGTCACGGTTTCCGGGGTCGCGGTGAAGCCGGGGTCGGTCGGATCGGCGGTCGAGGCGGGCATGGGGCTCTCGCCCGAGGAACGCAAGAGCCAGGGCCTGATCCTCGACGAACCGATCTACCGCAATGTCACGCTTGCCAGCTTCGTCCGCTGGGCCAAGGGCGGACGGCTCAACGAGAAGGCGGAACGGGCGGTCGCCCGCGAGCAGCTCGTGTCGCTGGAACTGCGCCCCGCGGACCCCGACCGGGTCACGCGCACGCTTTCCGGCGGCAACCAACAGAAGATCCTGCTGGCGCGCTGGCTGGTCCACGGCACCAAGGTGCTCTTGCTGGACGAGCCGACCCGCGGCGTGGACGTCGGTGCCCGCGCCGAAATCTATGCCTTGGTGCGCCAACTCGCCGACGACGGAACGGCCGTCGTGGTGGTCTCCAGCGAAATCGACGAGGTGCTTGGTCTCTCCGACCGGGTGCTCGTGATAGCCGGAGGCCGTGTCCTCCACACCTCACCCGCAGACGCCATCGACGAGCACGGGGTGCTCGACATGGTCATGAAAGGATCCGCAGCATGA
- a CDS encoding ROK family transcriptional regulator, with protein MSVSDSAVAPTARTGSNLDNVRRSNLAAVLGMAHTQRRVSRAEITRATGLNRSTVGGLVAELVELGLVEEQEPGSTHHAGRPSPIIVPREDVVAIAVNPEVDAVTIGLVSLSGKVLKRIRYDTARVPTPEEVVNIVAAVVAGMAGELQSSFRTVGVGLAVPGLVREQDGVVVLAPHLAWHNVPLAGMLGTALGLPVAAANDASTGLMAESLFGAGRGVRDHVYLNGGASGIGGGIAVEGKLLKGASGFAGEFGHTLVNSAGKPCHCGAHGCLETEVRQEQLLATLGLGKSGLEELESALLAQVSRPGGPDVEVLEVVHRQMEFLADALRGTVNIFNPELIIFGGFLGTLYSADPQRMARLVKSRALAGPSEDVRFARAELGADLLLVGAAQLAFAPFLADPASILATAGASA; from the coding sequence GTGTCGGTTTCCGATTCCGCAGTGGCTCCAACCGCGCGCACGGGCAGCAATCTGGACAACGTCCGTCGAAGCAACCTGGCCGCGGTGCTGGGCATGGCGCATACGCAACGCCGGGTGTCCCGTGCGGAAATCACCAGGGCGACGGGCCTGAACCGTTCCACCGTCGGCGGCCTCGTGGCCGAGCTGGTGGAGCTCGGGCTCGTCGAGGAGCAAGAGCCGGGTTCGACCCACCACGCGGGGCGGCCCAGCCCCATCATCGTCCCGCGCGAAGACGTCGTGGCCATCGCGGTCAACCCGGAGGTCGACGCCGTGACCATCGGCCTGGTCTCACTGTCCGGCAAGGTGCTCAAGCGGATCCGCTACGACACCGCCCGGGTCCCGACCCCGGAGGAGGTCGTCAACATCGTTGCGGCGGTTGTCGCGGGGATGGCCGGGGAACTGCAAAGTTCCTTCCGGACGGTCGGCGTCGGGCTGGCCGTTCCAGGTTTGGTCCGCGAACAGGACGGCGTGGTTGTGCTGGCCCCGCACCTTGCCTGGCACAACGTGCCGCTTGCCGGAATGCTCGGCACGGCGCTCGGGCTTCCGGTGGCGGCGGCGAACGACGCTTCCACGGGCCTCATGGCGGAATCCCTCTTCGGTGCCGGCCGCGGGGTCCGCGACCATGTCTACCTCAATGGAGGTGCCAGCGGCATCGGCGGCGGCATCGCCGTCGAGGGCAAGCTCCTCAAGGGGGCCAGCGGTTTCGCCGGCGAGTTCGGCCACACCCTGGTCAACTCCGCGGGCAAGCCGTGCCATTGCGGCGCCCATGGCTGCCTGGAAACCGAAGTGCGGCAGGAGCAGCTGCTGGCAACTCTGGGACTGGGAAAGTCCGGGCTCGAGGAGCTGGAAAGCGCGCTCCTTGCGCAAGTTTCCCGTCCGGGGGGCCCCGATGTCGAGGTCCTCGAGGTGGTGCACCGGCAGATGGAATTCCTCGCCGACGCGCTGCGAGGAACCGTGAACATCTTCAACCCGGAACTCATCATCTTTGGCGGATTCCTGGGCACCCTGTACTCGGCCGATCCGCAGCGGATGGCCCGGTTGGTGAAATCCCGGGCGCTGGCGGGGCCGAGCGAAGACGTCCGCTTCGCAAGGGCCGAGCTGGGAGCCGACCTGCTCCTGGTGGGCGCGGCCCAACTGGCCTTCGCGCCGTTCCTGGCCGACCCGGCCAGCATCCTGGCCACCGCGGGTGCGTCTGCCTAG
- a CDS encoding DUF1772 domain-containing protein — MSNTIITALTAASAVCAGVAGGVYFAFTVIVMPALRTLPAAESVTAMQRINDSAVRKPFMAVFFGGAAASAGVLVADLTTGGTASNRFAGAALALVSFGVTVARNVPLNNTIARVAPDSLESAAQWMAFDRSWSRSNLVRGSAAIAATILLVESLSRSA; from the coding sequence ATGAGCAACACGATCATAACCGCCCTGACGGCCGCTTCTGCTGTCTGCGCCGGCGTCGCGGGAGGGGTCTACTTTGCCTTTACGGTGATTGTCATGCCAGCACTTCGAACCCTGCCTGCAGCTGAATCAGTTACTGCGATGCAACGTATCAATGACAGTGCAGTTCGAAAGCCCTTTATGGCCGTTTTCTTCGGCGGTGCGGCAGCCTCCGCCGGCGTGCTTGTTGCGGACCTAACCACAGGTGGGACAGCTTCAAACCGCTTTGCCGGCGCAGCCTTGGCCCTCGTCTCGTTCGGCGTCACCGTCGCGCGCAACGTTCCCCTCAACAACACCATCGCCCGGGTAGCCCCTGACTCGCTGGAATCCGCAGCTCAATGGATGGCCTTTGACCGTAGCTGGAGCAGATCAAACCTTGTACGCGGATCGGCTGCGATAGCCGCAACGATCCTTCTCGTGGAGTCGCTTTCAAGATCGGCCTGA
- a CDS encoding NmrA family transcriptional regulator, with protein MTNTDVLVLGGTGRTGRRIVRRLHNRGIQTRVASRQGKNPWSWEDRSTWDTALHGASAAYVCYSPDLAFPGVAELIGEFAEQARKLGVNRLVLLSGRGEKGALVSERAVQDTVAEWTIIRSSWFAQNFSEHFLLGPVLRSRLVLPAGDVLEPFIDLDDLAEVASAALVEQGHAGAVYEVTGPRLLSMLDVADEISAATGRHIEYAPSTAEEFVADVALDGIPHQDARPLAELFESILDGRNASVTDDLERALGRPGTDFTEYARRVAALGIWSPRIKASA; from the coding sequence ATGACTAATACAGATGTGCTTGTACTTGGCGGTACTGGTCGCACGGGCCGCCGAATCGTTCGCCGTCTACACAACCGCGGCATCCAGACGCGGGTCGCTTCCAGACAGGGAAAGAATCCGTGGTCGTGGGAGGACCGCTCAACCTGGGACACCGCGCTCCACGGAGCTTCGGCTGCCTATGTTTGCTATTCGCCGGATCTGGCCTTTCCCGGCGTGGCGGAGCTAATCGGCGAGTTCGCCGAACAGGCGCGCAAGCTGGGCGTGAATCGCCTGGTGCTGCTCTCGGGCCGCGGGGAAAAGGGAGCTCTCGTGAGCGAAAGGGCCGTGCAGGATACGGTTGCGGAATGGACGATCATCCGATCCTCGTGGTTCGCCCAGAATTTCAGTGAGCATTTTCTGCTCGGTCCCGTCCTTCGGAGTCGACTCGTCCTGCCGGCGGGCGATGTGCTGGAACCTTTCATCGATCTTGACGATCTTGCCGAGGTCGCAAGCGCGGCGCTTGTCGAGCAAGGGCACGCGGGGGCCGTCTACGAAGTGACCGGGCCTCGGTTGTTGTCCATGCTAGATGTGGCGGACGAGATCTCAGCGGCGACCGGACGGCACATTGAATACGCCCCCAGCACGGCCGAGGAGTTCGTGGCCGACGTAGCCTTGGATGGCATCCCGCATCAGGATGCTCGACCCCTCGCTGAGCTATTCGAGTCGATCCTCGATGGGCGCAATGCCTCTGTCACCGACGATCTGGAAAGGGCTCTTGGCCGGCCCGGGACGGACTTCACCGAGTATGCCCGCCGCGTTGCCGCGCTCGGCATCTGGAGCCCACGTATCAAGGCAAGCGCATGA
- a CDS encoding Gfo/Idh/MocA family protein, which yields MTDSSPRLRVAMIGAGFMGAAHSQGWRVAPRFFELQAHPEMALLVGRDHGRTEAAAQKWGWGEVSTDWREAILRDDIDIVDIVTPGDSHAEIAIAALDAGKHVLCEKPLANTAEEARAMAAAAERAAARGIYAMVGFTYRRVPAATLARDLVAQGRLGEIRQVRASYLQDWLMDEDGPLSWRLQKNRAGSGALGDIGAHAVDLAQYITGSSLSSVSGTMETIIAERPVLAESSGLSGTAGRERGTVTVDDLALFTGRFGATDTTSGFLGSFEATRFSTGRKNALRIEVSGSKGALGFDLERLNELQFFDATAPGQTQGFSTILVTEPGHPYVDAWWPAGHMLGYEHGFSHQARDFIQAVAAGTQPTPSFADGLQVQQVLDAVERSAAANSVWTAVAN from the coding sequence ATGACTGACAGCTCCCCCCGCTTGCGGGTGGCCATGATCGGCGCCGGATTCATGGGTGCCGCCCATTCGCAGGGCTGGCGTGTGGCTCCCCGGTTCTTTGAGCTCCAGGCACACCCGGAAATGGCGTTGCTGGTCGGCCGGGACCACGGCCGCACCGAGGCCGCCGCGCAAAAATGGGGCTGGGGAGAGGTGTCCACCGATTGGCGCGAGGCAATCCTGCGGGACGACATCGACATCGTCGACATCGTAACGCCCGGCGATTCCCACGCGGAGATCGCCATTGCCGCGCTCGATGCGGGCAAACACGTGCTGTGCGAAAAGCCCCTGGCCAACACCGCGGAGGAAGCCCGGGCCATGGCCGCCGCGGCGGAGCGGGCCGCGGCGCGCGGAATCTACGCCATGGTGGGCTTCACCTACCGCCGGGTGCCCGCCGCCACGCTGGCCCGGGACCTCGTGGCCCAGGGACGGCTGGGCGAGATCCGGCAGGTCCGCGCCAGCTACCTGCAGGACTGGCTCATGGACGAGGACGGCCCGCTGAGCTGGCGCCTGCAGAAAAACCGCGCCGGCTCGGGCGCGCTGGGAGACATCGGGGCCCACGCGGTGGACCTCGCCCAATACATCACCGGTTCCAGCCTGTCCTCGGTCAGCGGCACGATGGAGACGATCATTGCCGAGCGCCCGGTCCTTGCCGAATCCAGCGGGCTCTCGGGCACCGCTGGGCGGGAGCGCGGCACGGTTACCGTCGATGACCTGGCGCTATTCACCGGCCGGTTCGGCGCCACGGACACCACCTCCGGCTTCCTCGGGTCCTTCGAGGCCACCCGCTTCAGCACCGGGCGCAAGAACGCGCTGCGCATCGAAGTCTCGGGCTCCAAGGGGGCGCTGGGCTTCGACCTCGAACGGCTCAACGAACTCCAGTTCTTCGACGCCACCGCACCTGGCCAAACCCAGGGATTCAGCACCATCCTTGTCACCGAACCCGGGCACCCCTACGTGGATGCCTGGTGGCCGGCCGGGCACATGCTGGGCTACGAGCACGGCTTTTCCCACCAGGCCCGGGACTTCATCCAGGCTGTCGCCGCCGGCACCCAGCCGACGCCGTCGTTCGCCGACGGCCTGCAGGTCCAGCAAGTGCTCGACGCCGTCGAACGAAGCGCCGCCGCAAACAGCGTCTGGACCGCCGTCGCCAACTGA